From one Pedobacter faecalis genomic stretch:
- the nhaA gene encoding Na+/H+ antiporter NhaA, with translation MEKTTIERIMAPVSRFVHLEYTSGLVLMAAVVAAITWANSAYHDFYEHLWHINFSIGFDKFLLSHPLHVWINDGLMALFFFVIGLELKREFMEGELSSVSKAALPMAAALGGMIVPALIYTAFNAGTEAAHGWGIPMATDIAFALALLSMAGKGIPTSVKVFLSALAVADDLGAVLVIAFFYTAEINFLALGVGAAFLGVLILGNIIGIRASMFYLIIGIGVWIGFLLSGVHATIAGVLVAFTIPAVTRINEEVYAGNLRKLSYDFESDIPERGKLITPKQNKTIQNVKRLSMAAETPLQTIEHALHPWVAFGIMPLFALANAGIVIGSDFLSSVSNPVSFGVAAGLIIGKFIGVMGFCWIMIKSRLAGLPEGAGWNHLAGVSLLAGIGFTMSLFISGLAFKHPVFIDQAKYGILIASVVAGIAGTIVLKRVTR, from the coding sequence ATGGAAAAAACGACGATTGAGAGAATCATGGCGCCGGTTAGCCGTTTTGTACATCTGGAATATACGAGCGGACTTGTGCTCATGGCCGCCGTGGTGGCGGCAATCACCTGGGCAAATTCTGCTTACCACGATTTTTATGAACACCTCTGGCACATCAATTTTTCGATAGGCTTTGATAAATTTCTGCTTAGCCACCCGCTGCATGTCTGGATCAATGATGGATTGATGGCGCTTTTCTTCTTTGTGATCGGCCTTGAACTTAAGCGGGAGTTTATGGAAGGCGAGCTATCCTCGGTAAGCAAAGCCGCACTGCCGATGGCTGCAGCACTGGGCGGGATGATCGTCCCGGCTTTGATCTATACCGCTTTTAACGCGGGCACCGAGGCCGCACACGGCTGGGGCATCCCGATGGCTACCGATATCGCATTCGCTTTGGCTTTGCTGTCCATGGCCGGCAAAGGCATCCCAACATCGGTTAAAGTGTTCCTTTCTGCACTAGCCGTAGCAGATGATCTGGGCGCTGTTCTCGTCATCGCGTTCTTCTATACAGCTGAGATTAATTTCCTCGCGCTGGGCGTCGGAGCCGCATTTCTTGGCGTATTGATATTAGGCAATATTATAGGTATCCGGGCTAGCATGTTCTATTTGATCATTGGTATCGGTGTCTGGATCGGGTTTCTGCTCTCCGGCGTCCATGCTACGATTGCGGGCGTACTGGTTGCCTTTACCATCCCCGCAGTTACCAGGATCAATGAGGAAGTTTATGCGGGTAACCTCCGTAAGCTGTCGTATGATTTTGAGTCTGACATCCCGGAGCGCGGCAAACTGATTACACCCAAGCAAAATAAGACAATACAGAATGTCAAGCGGCTGAGTATGGCCGCTGAAACACCACTGCAGACGATAGAACATGCCCTGCATCCCTGGGTGGCCTTCGGCATTATGCCGCTCTTTGCGCTGGCAAATGCCGGTATTGTGATCGGTTCCGATTTCCTGAGTTCTGTATCCAACCCGGTTTCGTTTGGTGTTGCTGCCGGATTGATCATCGGAAAATTTATCGGCGTCATGGGTTTTTGCTGGATCATGATAAAATCCAGACTTGCCGGACTTCCGGAAGGCGCAGGCTGGAACCACCTGGCAGGCGTTTCCCTGCTTGCAGGTATAGGTTTCACCATGTCGCTTTTCATCAGCGGACTGGCCTTTAAGCATCCGGTTTTTATTGATCAGGCGAAATACGGTATCCTGATTGCCTCTGTTGTGGCCGGTATCGCTGGTACAATAGTGCTAAAGCGGGTGACGAGGTAA
- a CDS encoding ATP-binding cassette domain-containing protein: MNIGQFVAAEIIILLVINSVEKIILGLESFYDVLTAVEKIGEVTDLDIEDQPDAAEITSEKAITIKTDALRFRYPGAAKDTLKNISLTIAPGEKILLKGNNGAGKTTLIRILSGLLQPSSGTLSVNDDTFVKIEGAAYRAKIGRIIQGETPFEGTILENITFSDPAISPEDLKWALDAVQLSQVIKSLPEGLNTKIFPEGKQLSSSNAQKILLARSIVHKPAVLFFEDPTDRMDKDAAAALIDFIFSPENSWTVIVSSANVHWEAQATRQITMENGKIIHDTKH, encoded by the coding sequence ATGAATATCGGGCAGTTTGTCGCTGCCGAAATCATCATTCTCCTGGTGATCAATTCCGTGGAGAAAATTATACTTGGACTGGAGAGTTTCTACGATGTGCTCACCGCTGTAGAGAAAATCGGCGAGGTTACGGATCTGGATATAGAGGATCAACCCGACGCTGCGGAAATCACCAGTGAAAAAGCCATAACGATCAAAACTGATGCGTTAAGATTCCGTTATCCCGGTGCCGCAAAAGACACGCTGAAAAATATTTCGCTGACTATAGCGCCCGGCGAAAAGATTCTGCTGAAAGGCAACAACGGTGCAGGAAAAACCACCCTGATCCGTATACTGTCCGGGCTGCTCCAACCCAGCTCCGGTACACTGTCTGTAAACGACGACACCTTCGTCAAGATTGAGGGTGCTGCGTACAGGGCAAAAATCGGCCGGATCATCCAGGGCGAAACCCCGTTTGAAGGTACAATACTGGAAAATATCACCTTCAGCGACCCCGCAATATCACCTGAAGATCTGAAATGGGCGCTCGACGCCGTTCAACTCAGCCAGGTGATCAAATCACTGCCTGAGGGCCTGAACACCAAGATCTTCCCCGAAGGCAAACAACTATCCTCATCAAATGCTCAGAAGATACTTCTCGCACGCAGTATCGTGCATAAGCCTGCTGTGCTCTTCTTTGAAGACCCGACCGACCGTATGGACAAAGATGCAGCGGCAGCACTGATCGACTTTATATTTTCCCCGGAAAACTCCTGGACCGTGATCGTATCCTCCGCAAATGTGCATTGGGAAGCGCAGGCCACCCGGCAGATCACTATGGAAAACGGAAAAATAATCCATGATACAAAACATTAA
- a CDS encoding HlyD family secretion protein gives MLNISTNKKARLETLQHFSTVRQLSNRPHYKILNRIILGLCLLALLILFLPWTQNISGTGAVTTLKPDQRPQTIHTAIAGRIEKWYVREGDYVEKGDTILFISETKEDYFDPNLVNNTKQQVDAKKNALKSYDSKVQSLESQMAALANEQRLKIQQANNKIRQALLKVKSDSIDLEAVKTQLKIATTQFDRAVQLNKEGLKPLTDVEEKRLKLQDAQAKIITQENKLLAAQNDLINAQVEIGRITAEYNEKLAKSSSDKFTALSSQFDTEAQVNKLENQYVNYSIRNGMYYIKAPQSGYVNRALQSGIGEILKEGTPIVSIMPAGYEIAVETYVRPIDLPLLKKGDEVRVWFDGWPTIVFSGWPGMSYGTFGGRIVAIENFISPNGKYRVLIAPDKRDAAWPKQLSIGAGAQTIALLETVPVWFEVWRTLNGFPPNYYQPAAANETAKDK, from the coding sequence ATGCTAAATATTTCGACCAACAAAAAGGCCCGGCTTGAAACCTTACAGCATTTCAGCACTGTACGGCAGCTATCCAACAGGCCGCACTATAAGATATTAAACAGGATAATCCTTGGCCTCTGCCTGCTGGCATTGCTGATCCTGTTTCTGCCATGGACACAGAACATCTCGGGCACAGGCGCGGTTACTACCCTGAAACCTGACCAGCGGCCTCAGACCATACATACCGCGATTGCAGGACGTATCGAAAAGTGGTATGTACGGGAAGGCGATTACGTGGAAAAGGGTGACACCATATTATTTATTTCCGAAACAAAGGAGGATTACTTTGATCCCAACCTGGTAAACAACACCAAACAACAGGTAGACGCCAAAAAAAACGCATTAAAGTCTTATGATAGTAAAGTACAGTCGCTGGAATCACAGATGGCTGCGCTGGCGAATGAACAACGTCTGAAAATTCAGCAGGCCAACAACAAAATACGTCAGGCCCTTCTGAAGGTGAAGAGCGACAGTATCGACCTGGAAGCCGTAAAAACACAGCTAAAGATCGCCACCACACAGTTTGACCGGGCAGTTCAGCTTAATAAAGAAGGCCTGAAACCGCTTACTGATGTAGAGGAGAAAAGGCTGAAGCTGCAGGATGCCCAGGCGAAAATCATCACGCAGGAAAACAAACTGCTCGCCGCGCAGAATGACCTGATCAATGCTCAGGTGGAGATCGGACGAATAACCGCTGAATACAATGAAAAACTGGCAAAGTCGAGCAGTGATAAGTTTACCGCATTGAGCAGCCAGTTCGATACAGAGGCCCAGGTCAACAAGCTGGAAAACCAATATGTGAATTACTCCATCAGAAACGGCATGTACTACATCAAAGCGCCTCAAAGCGGCTATGTAAACCGGGCGCTGCAGTCGGGCATCGGCGAAATACTCAAGGAAGGAACGCCAATAGTCAGCATTATGCCTGCAGGGTATGAGATCGCGGTAGAAACCTATGTAAGGCCGATCGATCTGCCACTGCTGAAAAAGGGTGACGAAGTAAGGGTATGGTTCGACGGATGGCCAACCATCGTATTTTCCGGATGGCCCGGAATGTCATACGGCACTTTTGGCGGCCGGATCGTGGCTATTGAGAATTTCATAAGTCCCAATGGCAAGTACAGGGTGCTTATCGCCCCCGATAAGCGCGACGCGGCATGGCCAAAGCAGCTGAGCATAGGCGCGGGGGCACAAACGATTGCCCTATTGGAAACCGTCCCGGTCTGGTTTGAAGTGTGGCGTACGTTAAATGGTTTCCCGCCCAACTACTACCAGCCTGCGGCGGCAAATGAAACGGCGAAAGATAAATGA
- a CDS encoding TolC family protein: MRAVIYILLCVLCTLHAVAQERLAGQLSFAEYLGYVKKYHPLTRQANLTLSRAEAELMAARGGFDPKLEVDYDKKEFKGTGYYSLLNSSFKIPTWYGIEIKAAFDNSTGKYVNPQNITPEGGLTSAGITIPLAQGLLVNRRMADLRSAKVQLRLSAAEQKLQVTEAVYAASLAYFSWKRAFDEVKLYQTYLDFARVRYTGITKLIQAGDKPAIDSIEAGVIVKSRRLSLADAQLKLTKARLELSNYLWLENVPVELAENIVPEENPAEHAASILNLTDAAAMLQLGEHPKVQALQGKLELLEIERRYKANLLLPKVDLSYNFLAEPRYVDRYRFQDYKLGVNFSLPVFLRKERGGLRLAKLKIQDGQLDLDLARVALRNKILAQQAEIDALENQKVTASELVKDYSTMLTSEERLFSFGESSLFVINSRENNVVSSRLSEISMENRLLIAIADLFRTLSNPQ; this comes from the coding sequence ATGAGAGCAGTTATCTATATCCTGTTATGTGTGCTCTGCACGCTTCATGCAGTGGCTCAGGAACGCTTGGCCGGGCAACTGAGCTTTGCGGAATACCTGGGCTACGTTAAAAAATATCATCCGCTGACCCGGCAGGCCAATCTTACGCTCAGCCGTGCCGAAGCAGAACTTATGGCTGCGCGCGGCGGCTTCGACCCAAAGCTGGAGGTCGACTACGATAAGAAAGAGTTCAAAGGAACGGGATACTATTCGCTCCTGAACAGCAGTTTTAAAATACCCACATGGTATGGCATTGAAATTAAAGCTGCCTTTGACAACAGTACCGGAAAGTACGTCAATCCACAAAACATTACCCCGGAAGGCGGACTCACCTCTGCCGGAATCACCATCCCGCTGGCACAGGGATTACTGGTCAACAGAAGGATGGCAGACCTGCGCTCGGCCAAGGTGCAGCTGCGACTGAGCGCGGCCGAGCAAAAGTTGCAGGTTACTGAAGCCGTTTACGCCGCGTCGCTCGCCTATTTCAGCTGGAAACGTGCGTTCGACGAGGTAAAGCTTTATCAAACCTATCTTGATTTTGCAAGGGTCAGATATACGGGTATCACCAAACTCATACAGGCAGGGGACAAGCCGGCGATCGACAGTATTGAAGCGGGAGTGATCGTGAAGTCGCGCAGGCTAAGTCTGGCCGATGCGCAGCTCAAGCTGACTAAAGCACGACTGGAATTATCCAATTATCTCTGGCTTGAAAACGTGCCTGTAGAACTGGCCGAAAATATCGTCCCTGAAGAAAACCCCGCCGAACATGCGGCTTCTATCCTGAACCTAACCGATGCAGCAGCAATGCTGCAACTCGGTGAGCATCCTAAGGTACAGGCATTACAGGGCAAACTTGAGCTTTTGGAGATAGAACGCCGGTACAAGGCGAACCTGCTGCTGCCTAAGGTCGATTTAAGCTATAATTTCCTAGCTGAACCGAGGTATGTGGACAGATACCGCTTTCAGGATTACAAACTTGGCGTCAATTTCAGTCTGCCGGTATTTCTCAGAAAAGAACGCGGTGGTTTAAGACTTGCAAAACTTAAAATACAGGACGGACAACTTGACCTCGACCTGGCCCGTGTGGCATTGAGAAACAAGATATTGGCCCAGCAAGCCGAGATCGATGCCCTTGAAAATCAGAAAGTCACCGCATCAGAACTTGTGAAAGACTATTCCACTATGCTCACTTCAGAAGAACGCCTGTTTTCTTTCGGTGAGAGTTCCCTTTTCGTCATAAATTCCCGGGAAAACAATGTGGTCAGCAGCAGACTTTCTGAAATCAGCATGGAGAACAGGCTGCTCATCGCCATCGCAGATCTTTTCAGGACTTTAAGCAATCCTCAGTAG
- a CDS encoding MerC domain-containing protein translates to MKSLLKSERLDQLGITASVGCAIHCAALPLMVTSLPLIGMEFLASPWVETSMIVLSVIIGVTSLSTTYKRHRNTTPLLALLCGFALIASGHFLWHEAEALLIPLGGITIAAAHYINWKLNRVCTHNIDHHENP, encoded by the coding sequence ATGAAATCACTACTGAAATCAGAAAGACTTGACCAGCTCGGCATAACAGCCTCTGTGGGATGCGCCATTCACTGCGCCGCGCTTCCCCTGATGGTCACTTCCCTGCCGCTAATCGGCATGGAGTTCCTGGCCAGCCCCTGGGTAGAAACCAGCATGATCGTCCTCTCGGTGATCATTGGCGTAACTTCGCTATCCACAACCTACAAGAGGCACCGGAACACGACGCCGCTGCTCGCCCTCCTTTGCGGATTTGCCCTCATCGCATCCGGACACTTCCTGTGGCATGAGGCGGAAGCCCTGCTTATCCCTTTGGGCGGCATCACCATCGCCGCTGCACATTACATCAACTGGAAACTTAACCGGGTATGTACCCACAATATCGACCACCATGAAAATCCATAA
- a CDS encoding ATP-binding protein has translation MIRRNLTEKLIAGLQNVPVVALLGPRQAGKTTLALQIAEQLSKTSEYLDLELDSDMNKLDDPEAYLRKFSGQLLIIDEVQRKPDLFRVLRGLVDMRKRNGEKAGHFLLLGSASRDLLQQSSETLAGRIRYIELTPFNALEIINHDPLGFNPDKLWFRGGFPDSYLASSDEQSWEWRNDFISTYVERDIPLMGPQIQPNRMKKFWSMLAHYHGQQAVYSELGKSLEVSHTTIKSYLDILVDFYMVRQIQPWSGNTKKRLVKSPKIYIRDSGLLHKLLNIPGFDDLMGNPVLGASWEGFVIENIIVQLPGTWQYSYYRTTTQTEVDLVLEGPNNQVWALEVKRSSAPRPGRGFYAACEDIGATQKFVIYGGKERYPLQENTEAIGLAEFLQLVK, from the coding sequence ATGATTAGGCGTAATTTAACTGAAAAGCTGATTGCGGGGCTACAGAATGTACCAGTCGTGGCACTATTAGGGCCAAGGCAGGCTGGTAAAACTACACTGGCATTGCAGATAGCCGAGCAGCTTTCCAAAACTTCTGAATACCTCGACTTAGAGTTGGATTCAGATATGAATAAACTGGACGATCCGGAAGCTTACCTGAGGAAGTTCTCGGGTCAGCTTTTAATCATCGATGAAGTACAGCGTAAACCCGATCTGTTCCGTGTATTAAGAGGTTTGGTAGACATGAGAAAGCGCAACGGAGAAAAAGCAGGACACTTTCTGTTGCTCGGCTCAGCTTCCCGCGATTTGCTGCAGCAATCTTCCGAAACGCTTGCAGGCAGAATCAGGTATATTGAGTTAACGCCCTTTAATGCACTTGAAATCATAAACCATGACCCGCTCGGATTTAATCCCGATAAACTGTGGTTCAGAGGGGGCTTTCCTGATAGTTACCTGGCTTCTAGCGATGAGCAGAGCTGGGAATGGCGTAACGACTTTATTTCCACTTATGTGGAACGTGATATCCCGCTCATGGGGCCGCAAATTCAGCCAAACAGGATGAAGAAGTTTTGGTCTATGCTAGCACATTATCACGGTCAGCAGGCAGTATATTCAGAACTGGGCAAAAGCTTAGAAGTGAGCCATACAACCATCAAGTCATATCTGGATATCCTGGTAGATTTTTACATGGTCAGGCAGATTCAGCCCTGGTCTGGAAACACAAAGAAAAGGCTTGTCAAGTCACCGAAGATATATATCCGTGACAGTGGTTTACTGCACAAGCTACTCAATATACCGGGTTTCGACGATCTCATGGGAAATCCTGTTCTCGGCGCAAGCTGGGAAGGCTTTGTCATAGAAAACATCATCGTGCAATTGCCGGGTACATGGCAATACAGCTATTATAGAACAACAACCCAGACCGAAGTCGACCTTGTATTGGAAGGGCCGAACAATCAGGTATGGGCATTGGAAGTTAAGCGGTCATCCGCTCCGCGGCCTGGCCGGGGCTTTTACGCCGCATGTGAGGATATCGGGGCGACGCAGAAATTCGTCATTTACGGCGGCAAAGAGCGATATCCCCTACAAGAAAACACGGAAGCAATTGGACTGGCGGAGTTTTTACAGTTGGTAAAATGA
- a CDS encoding dihydrofolate reductase family protein, which yields MRKLIYGINLTMDGCCEHTSIPHVGDDVHQYFRELLEDSGTLLYGRKTYELMVPFWPDIARSQSLDESSNAFAKAFDRLERVVVSRTLDNADERTTIIRENLKEEVLKLKQQAGKAISTGGVALPAELIELGLIDEFHMVVHPFLCGQGRRLFSEMHLTETMELKLVSAQTLPSGCIAIRYEKF from the coding sequence ATGAGAAAGCTTATTTATGGAATTAACCTCACAATGGACGGCTGCTGCGAACACACCAGTATCCCGCACGTTGGAGATGATGTTCACCAATACTTCCGCGAATTGCTGGAAGATTCCGGCACGCTGCTGTATGGGCGGAAAACGTATGAACTGATGGTTCCGTTCTGGCCGGATATTGCCCGGTCGCAGTCCCTGGACGAATCCTCTAACGCCTTTGCCAAAGCATTTGACCGGCTTGAACGCGTAGTGGTCTCCAGAACGCTCGACAATGCAGATGAGCGTACAACGATCATTCGCGAGAACCTGAAAGAAGAGGTTTTGAAACTTAAGCAGCAAGCGGGAAAAGCTATCTCCACCGGAGGCGTTGCGTTACCCGCTGAACTGATCGAACTGGGTCTTATCGATGAATTTCATATGGTCGTCCACCCCTTCCTCTGCGGTCAGGGGCGTCGCCTCTTCAGCGAAATGCACCTGACCGAAACTATGGAGTTGAAACTGGTAAGCGCGCAAACACTCCCCAGCGGGTGTATTGCAATACGGTATGAAAAATTTTGA
- a CDS encoding S41 family peptidase: MKNFDASMKGLLTAFLLVVTIFSCDARQSTRTDTTFAKGSNIKLASLSPQQVSNLAFLGQFWGFLKYHHPSVAKGAYNWDFELFRMLPGAIAAKNNEELSKSLEAYLEGLPKPASCPDCGTKSKKRIALNPDYGELFNGKIANASLTEKLNYIRDNRHLGAGYYIAYASVGNPDFRNENDYADMSYPDAGYRLLSLYRYWAMINYFFPYKDQIDQDWNEVLKDFIPAFVQANDERAYVVATTKLIAKISDTHANLWGSRRAVNLLKGDYLTPVQAKFIENKLIVTGFYTDTLGLKSKMKIGEEIVAINGRTVPELVKAYLPMVAASNYDTQLRDLPFNFLLRGHEPSMKLTVRGDKGNREVMLNMLTQGFRFTNIDYTRPGGYELIDGNIGYVYPAKYKNTDLPAIKKLFANAQSIVVDMRCYPSDFMPFTFGNYIKKKHSPFVNFTRADLQRPGEFSFADQPLKNGGGGQFSGNVIVIVDASSQSNAEYTTMAFQSAANVRVLGSTTAGADGNVSRIVLPGGLSTMISGIGIFYPDGTRTQRVGVKIDYPMKPTIKGIQQGKDELLDRAIELLRKGW, encoded by the coding sequence ATGAAAAATTTTGATGCTTCTATGAAAGGACTTCTCACCGCCTTCTTGCTCGTAGTAACTATTTTTAGCTGCGATGCCCGGCAATCTACCCGAACCGATACGACCTTTGCTAAAGGTTCAAACATCAAACTCGCCAGCCTAAGCCCGCAGCAGGTTTCCAACCTCGCTTTTCTCGGACAGTTTTGGGGCTTCCTGAAATATCATCACCCATCGGTGGCGAAGGGGGCTTACAACTGGGATTTTGAGCTGTTCCGTATGCTGCCTGGGGCGATTGCTGCAAAAAACAACGAGGAACTGAGTAAGTCGCTGGAAGCTTACCTGGAAGGCCTGCCCAAACCCGCATCATGCCCCGACTGCGGCACAAAATCCAAAAAACGGATCGCACTTAACCCCGATTACGGCGAACTTTTCAATGGCAAAATTGCCAATGCATCCCTAACCGAAAAACTGAACTACATCAGAGACAACAGACACCTCGGTGCGGGATATTATATCGCCTATGCCAGCGTTGGCAACCCCGATTTCAGGAACGAAAATGACTATGCTGATATGTCCTACCCTGATGCTGGTTACAGGCTGCTTAGTTTGTACAGATACTGGGCCATGATCAACTACTTCTTCCCTTACAAAGACCAGATTGATCAGGACTGGAACGAGGTGCTCAAAGATTTTATACCAGCCTTTGTGCAGGCAAATGACGAACGGGCTTACGTGGTGGCAACAACCAAACTTATCGCAAAAATAAGCGATACCCATGCCAATCTCTGGGGCAGCCGCCGTGCGGTGAACCTTTTAAAAGGCGACTATCTTACCCCGGTTCAGGCTAAATTCATTGAAAATAAACTGATCGTTACGGGCTTCTATACCGATACTCTCGGACTAAAAAGCAAAATGAAGATTGGGGAAGAGATCGTGGCCATCAATGGCAGGACTGTACCCGAGCTTGTCAAAGCATATCTCCCTATGGTAGCAGCATCCAACTACGACACACAATTAAGGGATCTGCCTTTTAACTTTTTACTTCGCGGCCATGAACCCAGCATGAAACTTACCGTTAGAGGCGACAAAGGCAACAGAGAGGTGATGCTAAATATGCTTACACAGGGTTTCAGGTTCACAAACATTGACTATACCAGACCCGGCGGGTATGAACTTATTGATGGTAATATAGGCTATGTGTATCCGGCAAAATATAAGAATACCGACCTTCCCGCCATAAAGAAGCTGTTTGCTAACGCGCAGTCGATTGTCGTTGATATGCGGTGTTATCCCTCCGACTTCATGCCATTCACTTTTGGCAATTACATCAAAAAAAAGCATTCCCCTTTTGTGAATTTCACCAGAGCAGATCTTCAGCGCCCGGGTGAGTTTAGCTTCGCGGACCAGCCTTTAAAGAATGGAGGTGGTGGACAATTCAGCGGAAATGTCATCGTCATAGTTGATGCAAGCAGCCAGAGTAATGCGGAATATACGACTATGGCATTCCAAAGCGCAGCAAACGTAAGAGTACTCGGCAGCACAACTGCCGGTGCCGACGGCAATGTCTCCCGCATCGTTTTACCCGGGGGCTTGTCTACCATGATCTCTGGAATAGGTATTTTCTATCCTGACGGCACCCGTACCCAAAGGGTTGGCGTTAAAATCGACTACCCGATGAAACCGACCATTAAAGGCATACAGCAAGGCAAAGATGAGTTGCTCGACCGGGCTATTGAACTGCTGCGCAAGGGCTGGTAA
- a CDS encoding RNA polymerase sigma factor, translated as MTDLGTYGDQDLLQMLREGNRDAFTEIYNRYMELLYLHARKRLKDEDEAEDLIHDLFITIWEKRSELNFGGALSAYLYRAVKNKVINALAHRHIKTNYLDSLQQYIDAGDFNTDEAMRAKELAEQIEKEVSRMPRKMQEIFLLSRNANLSHKEIAEQLGISDKTVKKQVGNAIKILKDNINFTVLW; from the coding sequence ATGACGGATTTGGGCACATATGGCGATCAGGACCTGCTTCAAATGCTCCGCGAGGGCAACCGCGATGCGTTTACCGAAATTTATAACCGCTATATGGAGCTGCTTTACCTGCATGCACGGAAACGACTTAAGGATGAAGACGAGGCGGAAGACCTCATTCACGATCTTTTTATAACCATTTGGGAAAAACGCTCGGAACTCAATTTTGGCGGCGCGCTATCCGCCTACCTGTACCGGGCGGTGAAGAATAAAGTGATCAATGCCCTTGCACACCGGCACATCAAAACCAATTACCTCGATTCCCTGCAGCAATATATAGACGCCGGCGACTTCAACACGGACGAAGCCATGCGTGCCAAAGAGCTTGCGGAACAAATCGAGAAAGAGGTGAGCCGTATGCCCAGGAAAATGCAGGAAATTTTTCTTCTCAGCCGCAACGCAAATCTAAGCCATAAGGAAATCGCCGAGCAGTTAGGCATCTCCGACAAAACGGTAAAGAAGCAGGTCGGAAATGCGATTAAGATCCTGAAAGACAACATCAATTTTACGGTGTTGTGGTGA
- the rluF gene encoding 23S rRNA pseudouridine(2604) synthase RluF — protein MQDPTIRLNKYISESGLCSRRAADRYIEQGNVFINGKRAKVGDKVFFGDVVTVNGQTIEPSQAENTVLIAYNKPVGITSTTEAGVKGNIVDHVNYSERVFPIGRLDKDSQGLIFLTNNGDLVNKILRAGNNHEKEYVVTVNKPVTDAFVANMAKGVPVLGVMTKKCKVVKESANVFRITLIQGLNRQIRRMCEHFGYEVTKLERVRIMNISLKGIPLGEWRELSPEEQQELYKLLEKSSSLEQASKSQTAKASSKPQREKPAKEKAKGRPEKASKAAPATGRNADRRSGKKPAAAAGDWNRTGGPPKRAAKRR, from the coding sequence ATGCAAGACCCAACAATTCGTTTAAATAAGTACATCAGCGAAAGCGGCCTTTGTTCGAGGAGGGCGGCCGACAGGTACATTGAGCAGGGAAATGTATTCATTAACGGGAAACGCGCTAAGGTGGGCGACAAGGTCTTCTTTGGTGATGTGGTTACAGTAAACGGCCAGACCATTGAACCGTCGCAGGCAGAAAACACGGTGCTGATCGCGTATAACAAACCTGTGGGTATTACAAGTACTACCGAAGCCGGGGTTAAAGGCAATATTGTAGATCATGTGAATTACAGCGAGCGGGTGTTCCCTATCGGGCGTCTCGACAAGGATTCGCAGGGACTGATCTTCCTGACCAACAACGGCGACCTGGTGAATAAGATCCTGCGCGCAGGAAACAATCATGAGAAGGAATATGTCGTGACGGTGAACAAGCCGGTAACGGATGCCTTTGTGGCCAATATGGCTAAAGGCGTACCTGTGCTTGGCGTTATGACCAAAAAATGCAAGGTGGTAAAGGAGTCGGCCAACGTATTCCGCATTACGCTTATACAGGGGCTCAACCGGCAGATCAGGCGCATGTGCGAGCATTTTGGATATGAAGTAACCAAGCTGGAGCGTGTGCGGATCATGAACATCAGTCTGAAAGGCATTCCCCTGGGCGAATGGCGTGAACTGAGCCCGGAAGAACAGCAGGAACTGTATAAGTTGCTGGAGAAATCGAGTTCACTGGAGCAGGCTTCTAAATCGCAAACGGCAAAGGCCTCGTCTAAACCGCAGCGCGAAAAGCCTGCGAAGGAGAAAGCCAAAGGCAGGCCGGAAAAGGCGTCTAAAGCGGCTCCGGCTACAGGCAGGAATGCCGACCGCCGCTCTGGCAAGAAACCGGCGGCTGCGGCGGGCGACTGGAACCGGACGGGCGGGCCGCCTAAACGTGCAGCAAAAAGACGTTAA